From a region of the Phragmites australis chromosome 21, lpPhrAust1.1, whole genome shotgun sequence genome:
- the LOC133903356 gene encoding expansin-B3-like encodes MASVSCKVVALGAVLFSLLVTYGSCARPVNFNASDFTADPNWEAARATWYGAPTGAGPDDDGGACGFKNVNLPPFSAMTSCGNEPLFKDGKGCGSCYQIRCVNHPACSGNAETVIITDMNYYPVAKYHFDLSGTAFGAMSKPGRNDELRHAGIIDIQFKRVPCNYPGQKVTFHVEEGSNPVYLAVLVEFEDGDGDVVQVDLMEANSGSWTPMRESWGSIWRLDSSHRLTAPFSLRITNESGRTLVANQVIPANWVPNTYYRSIIQY; translated from the exons ATGGCCTCCGTCTCCTGCAAGGTGGTTGCACTTGGTGCAGTGCTCTTCTCCCTCCTTGTCACGTATGGCTCGTGCGCTAGGCCGGTCAATTTTAACGCCTCCGACTTCACCGCCGACCCCAACTGGGAGGCTGCCAGGGCCACCTGGTACGGCGCGCCCACCGGCGCCGGCCCTGACGACGACG GTGGCGCCTGCGGCTTCAAGAACGTGAACCTGCCGCCGTTTTCGGCCATGACGTCCTGCGGCAACGAGCCCCTGTTCAAGGATGGCAAGGGCTGTGGCTCCTGCTACCAG ATAAGATGCGTCAACCATCCTGCATGCTCCGGCAACGCAGAGACGGTCATCATCACTGACATGAACTACTACCCGGTCGCCAAGTACCACTTCGACCTCAGCGGCACGGCCTTCGGCGCCATGTCCAAGCCCGGCCGCAACGACGAGCTCCGCCACGCTGGCATCATCGACATCCAGTTCAAGAG AGTGCCCTGCAACTACCCCGGCCAGAAGGTGACGTTCCACGTCGAGGAGGGCTCGAACCCCGTCTACTTGGCGGTGCTCGTCGAGTTCGaagacggcgacggcgacgtggTGCAGGTGGACCTCATGGAGGCCAACTCCGGGTCGTGGACGCCGATGCGCGAGTCGTGGGGATCCATCTGGAGGCTGGACTCCAGCCACCGCCTCACGGCGCCATTCTCGCTGCGCATCACCAACGAGTCCGGCAGGACGCTTGTGGCGAACCAGGTCATCCCGGCCAACTGGGTGCCCAACACCTACTACCGCTCCATCATCCAGTATTAG